A region from the Aeromicrobium choanae genome encodes:
- a CDS encoding NAD-dependent deacylase, with product MKVVVLTGAGISAESGLATFRDADGLWEGHRPEDVATPHAFRRDRRLVQRFYDERRASLARVRPNAAHAALARLEEALGDDLLLVTQNVDDLHERGGSRRVLHMHGELRRVRCQRCEARHEWEGTLADEPRCPSCNRRRALRPDIVWFGEYPHGMDEIHEALTEVDVFAAIGTSGVVYPAAGFVDYAHAAGATTVELNLVPTPNSDFHTTYEGPATEVVPRWVDHLMGS from the coding sequence GTGAAGGTCGTCGTCCTGACCGGCGCCGGCATCTCCGCCGAGAGTGGCCTGGCGACGTTCCGCGACGCCGACGGCCTCTGGGAGGGGCACCGGCCCGAGGACGTGGCCACGCCGCACGCGTTCCGGCGCGACCGCAGGCTCGTCCAGCGCTTCTACGACGAGCGTCGAGCGTCGCTCGCCCGCGTCCGGCCCAACGCCGCGCACGCGGCCCTCGCCCGGCTCGAGGAGGCGCTCGGCGACGACCTCCTGCTGGTCACGCAGAACGTCGACGACCTGCACGAGCGCGGCGGGTCGCGCCGCGTCCTGCACATGCACGGCGAGCTGCGCCGGGTGCGCTGCCAGCGGTGCGAGGCCCGGCACGAGTGGGAGGGCACGCTGGCCGACGAGCCGCGCTGCCCGTCCTGCAACCGGCGTCGCGCGCTGCGGCCCGACATCGTGTGGTTCGGCGAGTACCCGCACGGCATGGACGAGATCCACGAGGCGCTGACCGAGGTGGACGTGTTCGCCGCGATCGGCACGTCCGGGGTGGTCTATCCCGCGGCCGGGTTCGTCGACTACGCGCACGCGGCCGGCGCCACCACGGTGGAGCTCAACCTCGTCCCCACCCCGAACAGCGACTTCCACACCACGTACGAGGGCCCGGCCACCGAGGTCGTCCCGCGCTGGGTGGACCACCTGATGGGCTCCTGA
- a CDS encoding helix-turn-helix domain-containing protein → MTERRTRVVVIDDSTVIRGGFATVHPGLDVVATYASVEDFEAAPVHCDVVVLDLLLRGPQGSSATTKQGRAAIRALRERGLRVCLYTDERRPIVLALCLRAGALGVVHKADPPHVTMQAVEDVRSDRVVVTQSLVGLTELLDRRGARLDLSTRQREVISGRARGRHWADIAATLYITEDTAREHYRVACRKLRDYLQHTSPGDIERAVGLAPGDVLDEE, encoded by the coding sequence ATGACCGAGCGACGCACACGCGTGGTCGTGATCGACGACAGCACCGTGATCCGCGGCGGATTCGCCACCGTGCACCCCGGACTCGACGTCGTGGCGACCTACGCCAGCGTCGAGGACTTCGAGGCCGCCCCGGTCCACTGCGACGTCGTCGTCCTCGACCTGCTGCTGCGCGGCCCGCAGGGCTCGTCCGCCACCACGAAGCAGGGCCGGGCCGCGATCCGCGCCCTGCGCGAGCGCGGGCTGCGGGTGTGCCTCTACACCGACGAGCGTCGCCCGATCGTGCTCGCGCTGTGCCTGCGCGCGGGTGCGCTCGGCGTGGTCCACAAGGCCGACCCGCCCCACGTCACGATGCAGGCGGTCGAGGACGTCCGCAGCGATCGCGTCGTCGTCACCCAGTCGCTCGTCGGCCTGACCGAGCTGCTCGACCGCCGCGGCGCGCGGCTCGACCTCAGCACCCGCCAGCGCGAGGTCATCTCGGGCCGCGCCCGCGGCCGGCACTGGGCCGACATCGCCGCCACCCTCTACATCACCGAGGACACCGCCCGGGAGCACTACCGGGTGGCCTGCCGCAAGCTGCGCGACTACCTGCAGCACACCAGTCCGGGCGACATCGAGCGCGCGGTCGGGCTCGCCCCGGGGGACGTCCTCGACGAGGAGTGA
- a CDS encoding GyrI-like domain-containing protein: MKVDLKRQITTYTAPRGAFEVVTVPPMRYLMIDGHGDPNEAGEYEDALTTLYPVAYALKFLSKQELDRDYVVPPLEALWWADDMAAFTTARDKSRWSWTVLSLVPDWVEDAHVERARVTVARKGAAPRLDALRVETLDEGRCVQTLHVGPYDAEGPVLEQMHDEFIPAQGLRRSGTHHEIYLSDPRRAAPERLRTILRQPVVDL, encoded by the coding sequence GTGAAGGTCGACCTCAAGAGGCAGATCACCACGTACACGGCACCGCGTGGCGCGTTCGAGGTCGTGACCGTCCCGCCGATGCGGTACCTGATGATCGACGGGCACGGTGATCCCAACGAGGCCGGTGAGTACGAGGACGCGCTCACGACCCTGTATCCCGTGGCGTACGCGCTGAAGTTCCTCAGCAAGCAGGAGCTCGATCGCGACTACGTGGTGCCGCCACTGGAGGCGCTGTGGTGGGCCGACGACATGGCCGCGTTCACCACCGCGCGCGACAAGTCGCGCTGGAGCTGGACGGTGCTGAGCCTGGTCCCCGACTGGGTCGAGGACGCCCACGTCGAGCGGGCGCGGGTCACCGTGGCCCGCAAGGGGGCTGCACCGCGGCTCGACGCACTGCGCGTGGAGACGCTCGACGAGGGCCGCTGCGTCCAGACGCTGCACGTCGGTCCGTACGACGCCGAGGGCCCGGTGCTGGAGCAGATGCACGACGAGTTCATCCCCGCCCAGGGCCTGCGGCGCAGCGGTACGCACCACGAGATCTACCTCAGCGACCCGCGCCGGGCCGCCCCCGAGAGGCTCCGGACGATCCTGCGCCAGCCGGTCGTCGACCTCTGA
- a CDS encoding MOSC domain-containing protein has product MRLTSLHRYPLKSARVEDLAAAEVEPWGLVGDRRWMVVDEAGHFISARESHRLLTVHPRLTDDGLHLSAPGAAPFEVARPDPARQVPVRLWKSEFTAAEATDASAWLSELLGGAVRLVHLDDPTRRAITGFAQPEDRVSLADGYPLLVATEASLAALNVSIEEGGGDPVPMSRMRPNLVVDGDLPWAEDDWRLLRVGDATFRAVKGCARCVITTLEADHASGAVAGGKEPLRTLARTRRFGRKAWFAVNLIPETPGATVRVGDEVEVLESVPAGGGPLGA; this is encoded by the coding sequence GTGCGCCTCACGTCCCTGCACCGCTACCCCCTGAAGTCCGCCCGGGTCGAGGACCTCGCGGCGGCCGAGGTCGAGCCCTGGGGACTCGTCGGCGACCGCCGCTGGATGGTGGTGGACGAGGCGGGCCACTTCATCTCCGCGCGCGAGTCGCACCGCCTCCTGACCGTGCACCCGCGGCTCACGGACGACGGCCTGCACCTCAGCGCGCCCGGTGCCGCGCCGTTCGAGGTCGCCCGTCCCGACCCGGCGCGCCAGGTGCCGGTCCGGTTGTGGAAGTCCGAGTTCACCGCGGCCGAGGCCACCGACGCGTCCGCCTGGCTGAGCGAGCTGCTGGGCGGGGCGGTGCGCCTGGTCCACCTCGACGACCCCACGCGCCGGGCGATCACCGGATTCGCCCAGCCCGAGGACCGCGTCAGCCTCGCCGACGGCTACCCGCTGCTCGTCGCGACCGAGGCGTCGCTCGCCGCCCTCAACGTGTCGATCGAGGAGGGCGGCGGCGATCCGGTCCCGATGTCGCGGATGCGGCCGAACCTCGTCGTCGACGGCGACCTGCCGTGGGCCGAGGACGACTGGCGCCTGCTGCGGGTCGGCGACGCGACGTTCCGTGCGGTCAAGGGGTGTGCGCGCTGCGTCATCACCACGCTGGAGGCCGACCACGCCTCGGGCGCCGTGGCCGGCGGCAAGGAGCCGCTGCGCACCCTCGCCCGCACGCGGCGCTTCGGCAGGAAGGCGTGGTTCGCGGTGAACCTCATCCCCGAGACGCCCGGCGCCACCGTGCGCGTCGGCGACGAGGTCGAGGTGCTCGAGTCCGTGCCCGCCGGCGGCGGCCCGCTCGGCGCCTGA
- a CDS encoding inositol monophosphatase family protein has product MTVTPADANLARDLVVEAAALAAGIRATGDLGTRAKTNVSDVVTEADLAAEALVVERLDRERPADGLLGEEGTSRDGTSGRRWVIDPVDGTYNFATGSDYWCSAIALAEGDDVLLGAVAHHASGTVLVGGPGLHTTRNGEPMAPIADAPLAGLGAATYAHPGFIGSGAGFDAWVRAAALPATIRMLGSGSMDLVGVATGRLGCWFQHSTPDWDWLPGTALVAGLGGAAERIDAHGLVWSVAGPRTAVREIGDALRGSVA; this is encoded by the coding sequence GTGACCGTGACCCCCGCCGACGCGAACCTCGCCCGAGACCTCGTCGTGGAGGCCGCGGCCCTCGCCGCCGGCATTCGCGCCACCGGCGACCTCGGCACCCGCGCCAAGACCAACGTGTCCGACGTCGTGACCGAGGCCGACCTCGCCGCCGAGGCCCTCGTGGTGGAGCGCCTCGACCGCGAGCGCCCCGCCGACGGGCTGCTGGGCGAGGAGGGCACCTCGCGCGACGGCACGTCGGGCCGGCGCTGGGTGATCGACCCGGTCGACGGGACCTACAACTTCGCCACCGGGTCCGACTACTGGTGCTCGGCGATCGCGCTGGCCGAGGGTGACGACGTGCTGCTGGGCGCCGTCGCGCACCACGCCTCCGGCACCGTGCTGGTGGGTGGTCCGGGCCTGCACACGACCCGCAACGGGGAGCCGATGGCCCCGATCGCCGACGCGCCGCTCGCCGGCCTGGGGGCGGCGACCTACGCCCATCCCGGCTTCATCGGCAGCGGCGCCGGCTTCGACGCGTGGGTGCGCGCGGCCGCGCTGCCCGCCACGATCCGGATGCTCGGGTCGGGCTCGATGGACCTCGTCGGGGTGGCCACCGGCCGGCTCGGCTGCTGGTTCCAGCACAGCACCCCCGACTGGGACTGGCTGCCCGGCACCGCGCTCGTGGCCGGCCTCGGTGGTGCCGCCGAGCGCATCGACGCCCACGGGCTCGTCTGGTCGGTCGCGGGGCCGCGCACCGCCGTGCGCGAGATCGGCGACGCCCTGCGGGGGAGCGTGGCGTGA
- a CDS encoding PucR family transcriptional regulator: MPETVDRRRAISARLTEGETTLVETFLASLAREIPAYASLDERQLQEVRSIIVWTLHRVLDLWAQDGALTEDDIRLFRGVGAVRARDGRPLSAVLRAYRVAATTFLDEVAGRFREDVSVDDVTSLVRVWFAALDELSDAIYDGYESTGRVLGSDRESSLRQLLTDLLLGRQSHAGTLTARLRELEAELPTSFDLVVIGACDDPVQAAAAVAGVRESDEGPLITSIHTVMDGVGVVLLAHADPAALAEQLSRLGLRAAHHGGVTPRTAPRAHRLALHAVGHAPGFAWAGPLLGAGDLEVVALASGHPDADPVRAARIVLGRLADDAEALRTLDAVLQSGGAAPAAAHLHVHPQTIRYRLGRIATVTGRDPRDPWNRYVFQTALMASGLVSQEDG; this comes from the coding sequence GTGCCGGAGACCGTGGACCGCCGCCGCGCGATCAGCGCCCGGCTCACCGAGGGCGAGACCACCCTCGTCGAGACCTTCCTGGCCTCGCTCGCGCGCGAGATCCCCGCCTATGCGTCCCTCGACGAGCGCCAACTGCAGGAGGTCCGCTCGATCATCGTGTGGACCCTGCACCGCGTGCTCGACCTGTGGGCGCAGGACGGCGCGCTCACCGAGGACGACATCCGGCTGTTCCGTGGCGTCGGGGCCGTCCGTGCCCGCGACGGCCGCCCCCTCTCGGCGGTGCTCCGTGCCTACCGGGTGGCAGCGACCACGTTCCTCGACGAGGTCGCCGGGCGCTTCCGCGAGGACGTGTCGGTCGATGACGTCACCTCGCTCGTGCGGGTCTGGTTCGCCGCGCTGGACGAGCTGTCCGACGCGATCTACGACGGATACGAGTCCACCGGGCGCGTCCTCGGCTCCGACCGCGAGAGCTCGCTGCGCCAGCTGCTGACCGACCTGCTGCTCGGGCGCCAGAGCCACGCCGGAACCCTCACGGCGCGACTGCGCGAGCTCGAGGCCGAACTGCCCACGTCCTTCGACCTCGTGGTCATCGGTGCGTGCGACGACCCGGTCCAGGCGGCCGCGGCCGTCGCGGGAGTGCGCGAGTCGGACGAGGGGCCTCTCATCACCTCGATCCACACCGTGATGGACGGCGTCGGGGTGGTGCTGCTGGCCCACGCCGACCCGGCGGCGCTGGCCGAGCAGCTGTCGCGACTGGGGCTCCGGGCCGCGCACCACGGCGGCGTCACGCCGCGCACCGCCCCGCGGGCCCACCGGCTGGCGCTGCACGCGGTCGGTCACGCACCGGGCTTCGCCTGGGCCGGCCCGCTCCTGGGCGCAGGCGACCTCGAGGTGGTCGCGCTGGCGTCGGGGCACCCCGACGCCGATCCCGTTCGCGCCGCCCGGATCGTGCTCGGGCGCCTCGCGGACGACGCCGAGGCGTTGCGCACGCTCGACGCGGTGCTGCAGTCGGGTGGCGCCGCCCCCGCCGCGGCCCACCTGCACGTGCACCCGCAGACGATCCGCTACCGGCTGGGCCGCATCGCGACCGTGACCGGACGCGATCCGCGCGATCCCTGGAACCGCTACGTCTTCCAGACGGCGCTGATGGCGTCGGGACTCGTGTCGCAGGAGGACGGGTGA
- a CDS encoding sensor histidine kinase — protein sequence MDSRSEALSRASSRSSARRAERGIALVAPTMRAVVLVQILLAAASGAGVAEHRGAYWALTLSVVAVSLLLIVQCLVTGSVLRGAWHVPDLLLAWLAVPAMNLLLPDPFVVGTWEAWASGFAVNVGALAAAWLPPGVAMVHGVALGGWYLAWTLTANTTSWETSLSNALTIPGYALVVALLTHYLRGLAVDADQSREDAVAATRALELERYQLTVHDASSILRLLSDEDTPAEVLPGLRLQADREAQRLRTYLGAEPPRVDSAARTVGTMLATALEGFEDLPIEPAVALGAHVELGDAVWTAVGRAVTTVLHNVRLHAQAHQVVVHADTDDTTWEVVVSDDGVGFDQENQPLGFGLDTQVGQALRDVGVTVDIRSAPGHGTSVTITGPVAEVGA from the coding sequence GTGGACAGTCGATCCGAGGCCCTCAGCCGGGCGTCGTCGCGATCGTCCGCGCGTCGCGCCGAGCGCGGTATCGCCCTGGTCGCCCCCACGATGCGTGCTGTCGTGCTGGTGCAGATCCTGCTCGCCGCGGCCTCCGGCGCCGGTGTGGCCGAACATCGCGGTGCGTACTGGGCCCTGACGCTCTCCGTCGTCGCCGTCTCCCTGCTGCTGATCGTGCAGTGCCTGGTCACGGGCTCGGTGCTCCGCGGAGCGTGGCACGTGCCCGACCTCCTGCTGGCGTGGCTGGCCGTTCCCGCGATGAACCTGCTGCTGCCCGACCCGTTCGTCGTGGGCACGTGGGAGGCGTGGGCCTCGGGCTTCGCCGTCAACGTCGGAGCCCTGGCGGCCGCGTGGCTGCCGCCCGGGGTGGCGATGGTCCACGGCGTGGCGCTCGGCGGCTGGTACCTGGCCTGGACCCTCACGGCGAACACCACGTCGTGGGAGACCAGCCTCAGCAACGCGCTCACGATCCCCGGCTACGCCCTCGTCGTCGCGCTGCTGACCCACTACCTGCGCGGCCTCGCGGTGGACGCCGACCAGTCCCGCGAGGACGCCGTCGCCGCGACACGCGCCCTCGAGCTGGAGCGGTACCAGCTCACGGTCCACGACGCCTCGAGCATCCTGCGGCTGCTGTCCGACGAGGACACGCCCGCCGAGGTGCTGCCCGGGCTGCGGCTCCAGGCCGACCGTGAGGCCCAGCGCCTGCGCACCTACCTCGGCGCCGAGCCGCCGCGGGTCGACTCCGCCGCCCGCACGGTCGGCACCATGCTGGCGACGGCGCTCGAGGGCTTCGAGGACCTGCCGATCGAGCCGGCCGTCGCGCTCGGCGCCCACGTGGAGCTCGGCGACGCGGTGTGGACGGCCGTCGGCCGGGCGGTGACCACCGTGCTGCACAACGTGCGCCTGCACGCCCAGGCCCACCAGGTGGTGGTGCACGCCGACACCGACGACACCACGTGGGAGGTCGTCGTCTCCGACGACGGGGTGGGCTTCGACCAGGAGAACCAGCCGCTCGGCTTCGGCCTCGACACCCAGGTCGGCCAGGCGCTGCGCGACGTCGGGGTGACGGTGGACATCAGGTCGGCGCCGGGCCACGGGACCTCGGTGACCATCACGGGGCCGGTGGCGGAGGTGGGCGCATGA